The region AAGAAGTGATAATTGTATTCTTCAAACAAACCTTTATCATCATACACTTTTACGCCAATAGGCAAATTGTAAAATTGATCGATGTAAAGAATAACCGTCTTCGCATAATAGTTTGGAACCTTAATGACTTGTCCGGGAGCAAGGATATCAAAGTAATCTTTCAATTTCGGATTCATCTCAACAATCATGTATTCCGCTACAAATAATTTTCTGGCAATAGAGGTTAAATTTTCGGAAGCGCCAACAGTATACGTAGTCTGCGCGAAGTCTTTGTTATTGATGGTGATTTTATGACACGGACGATTATTATAGCGTTCTTCACCGTCGTATTTTACACCGTCTTCTAACTTATCGCCGAATTTCAAAATCACATACTCAATAATGCTTCCAAAATAATCAAAGCCCATTTCGTTAATGGTGTGGTGCTGATCCTGACGCATTAAGTTCCCCATTGGGTCAAGATTCAAATTGATATAAGGAAATGAATTTGGTTTTACTAAAGCTTTTTTATCGTTGGTGCCTTGCGTCCATAATACTTCAATTCCCTTAATGTAAATGTAAAGCTGACGAGGTTTACGAATTAATTTAACCGACGATTCATAATGATTATATCCCTTCTTTCCGCGCTCTGTAATTTTAAGGCTGTACTTTAAACCCTGTACCTCCTTAATGGATTTTACCATTTTTAAAAGAAGCTCCTTTGTGTTTATAGCATCCTTGCTTTGTCCCAATACATTAGAACTCAAGATGGTAAAAACACCCATAAAAACCAATAAGCTGCGTTTCAAAAACATAGGGTCACAAAAGTAATATAGTTTTTGAACATTAGGTTGAAAAGCCTCTATAATTATTAAATTTTTTTACTTGATTTAGCCCCCCGTAAAGACTAAATTTGGTATTAAATGCTAAATTTGATGCCCCATTAAAATGTTGGTACAAAAAGCCATATTAAAAGGAATTTCCGAACTGCTGTATAATCACGATTATGTGGTGGTGCCGGGCTTTGGCGGATTTGTATCGCGATCACAAGCATCACATTATTCCTTAAACAAGGAAGTTTTATTCCCGCCTTCAAAATCAATTGTATTTAATGTACAGTTAAAGCAAAACGATGGCGTTTTGGCGAATTGGTTGAAGGAAGAAGTGAAATGCGATTTTATTCAGGCCACTAAACATTTAGAAGAATTTAGCGCACATTGTAAAATGTTGCTCGATACCAAACGTCGTTTGGAGTTTGAAAATTTAGGATTGTTTTATGTTGATTTCGAAAGCAACATTTGCTTCGAGCCTAAAACAGACGTCAATTTTTTAATTGATAGTTTCGGATTAAGCAGTCTTACTTTAAAAGAATTACCGGTTGAAGAAACAGTTGTTGTAAAGCATGCATTCGAACCGCAGGATCGTTTAGTAAAAGCGGAAGCTTCTGATAAATTACCGGTAAGGAAAACAAATTACAAACGCATTGCAGCTTTAGCCATCGGAATTCCGGTGATTGGATTTGCATTGTTGTTTGCCGTTAAGCAAATGCAGCCAAATTCTAATTCGTTTGCGGCAATATTTGGCGGAAGTTCCCACGCAAATTATACACCGGTGAACTATAACTCTAAATTCACTGAACTCGAATTAAGTCAGACTTCCAATTATGTAGTAGATGCCAA is a window of Bacteroidota bacterium DNA encoding:
- a CDS encoding DUF1571 domain-containing protein, with amino-acid sequence MFLKRSLLVFMGVFTILSSNVLGQSKDAINTKELLLKMVKSIKEVQGLKYSLKITERGKKGYNHYESSVKLIRKPRQLYIYIKGIEVLWTQGTNDKKALVKPNSFPYINLNLDPMGNLMRQDQHHTINEMGFDYFGSIIEYVILKFGDKLEDGVKYDGEERYNNRPCHKITINNKDFAQTTYTVGASENLTSIARKLFVAEYMIVEMNPKLKDYFDILAPGQVIKVPNYYAKTVILYIDQFYNLPIGVKVYDDKGLFEEYNYHFLQVNPKFDEKEFTRDYKDYKF
- a CDS encoding SPOR domain-containing protein → MLVQKAILKGISELLYNHDYVVVPGFGGFVSRSQASHYSLNKEVLFPPSKSIVFNVQLKQNDGVLANWLKEEVKCDFIQATKHLEEFSAHCKMLLDTKRRLEFENLGLFYVDFESNICFEPKTDVNFLIDSFGLSSLTLKELPVEETVVVKHAFEPQDRLVKAEASDKLPVRKTNYKRIAALAIGIPVIGFALLFAVKQMQPNSNSFAAIFGGSSHANYTPVNYNSKFTELELSQTSNYVVDANGYAGITLFEDKHVAVNIHAVNTTSHSVNTNMSHVVSSGRYQVVMGCFSVKANARKMIKKLAAENLNATISGTNAKGMYVVSSGGFDDKESAVNLLQSIKSKYPSAWVMTQE